TCTTCTGATGAACCTAGTTTTTCTTTCCAACTAGTATCTAATTCTAGTTGTTCACCTAACTTATGAAATGCCTTTAAATTAATCATAAATGTATTATGATAGATAGTCCTTAAATCATCTTTCTCATGTTTCTCTTCACGTGAAAAATAATTCCAGTTAATTCTCATATTCGCATAAACTAAAGCAGAATCTATGACCTCTTTCCATAACTCATGTAGATACTCATCCTTGCATTCCAACATGTTAAAAATCGAATTGTAAATATTGACTGCTTCTTCAAAAGCCATAGAATCGCTTTTTTTCAAATAAACATTGTAATCAAGCATTATGTCACCACCTTTACTCTTTAATACTCTTAATCATATTATAAAACATTTAGTGAGAACAAAATAGCAGGGAAATACATAAAAAAAGAGCCGACTCTTAAGTCAGCCCTATACCTCTTATAAAAATTCAATAAAATATTCTTCAGCAAAATCACCATTCGTATTAAGTACATGATCTCGACCAATAGCTTCATAGTCAATATAATTCCGCAAGTGCTCAGGAACTATTATCAATCCTTCGTCAACTAACACATACCCTAGCTTTTCCTCGTCTGTCGAACCTTCATAAAGTTCATAAATAATGGGATTTTCGCCTTCATGATTTGAAATTATCTGAACAACTGAATCGGGTAGAGTTATGTACTCTTCCAAACTATCATATTTTTCTGCTAACAATCTTGGAGAGTCATATTCTTCTATAGAAAATGGGGCGTCATAGTCAGTGATGAAATATTCTTCGTAAAGATAGCCATACTCGTCTACAAATTCATTACCTATATAGATTGCTTTATAGGCTGCATCTAAGTCATCGCTATCAAAGGGGAAGTGTAGATATACACCTAATAAGACACCTTCATTATAAGCTTTTAAATTAGTTAGATAAATCCAATGTTCACTATCTCCACCAAATCGATGACCGTTTGCTTCTATCATCATGTTGTAAGTGACTAATTTTTCCATACATCTTCCCCCAATATTATTAGACTAGGTAAATTTTTTATGGTAATAACTCATCCTCTGTAAAAATCGTATCTGGTATCCAAATTTTGAATCCTTGTTCAGCATAGCTTTTTTCAGCACTCAGAAAAAGACGTTCTGTGATTGGTGAACGACTATCACCAAAGTGTATTGCTGCAAATAAGTCATTATCTTTTTCAATCACATGAACAGTATTATCACCATTATTAATCCAAAAAATGTCATTAACTTGGGGTTTGTTCGTATCTAGAATCATTGAATCACCTCCTTAAATTTTTGTTCTACTTTAAGTGTAAGTAGTGCTAATTTCCAACATAATGTGATTGTAAAAAAATTCCACTGCATTCTTTTTACACTTCGTAAAGGTCTAATAGCAAGGAACCAAATAAGAATGAAAAGAAGCAGTCCAAAATGAATAGCTTGAATAGCGTTTGAAGGTGCTGGCTGAATTTGAGTTGAGTAGAGTAGAAAATTAATTAATTGGATTAGCTTGATAGCCAGATAAGAATTAAGTACTAGTAAAAATTTTCTTTGAGATTTACGTCCATCATAAGGGGAATTTAATAAAGAAATAAGTCGTTTCATTTCTATCACTACTTTCTTTTTTATTCGTGTATTCGTATTTTTGGCTGTGATTTATCACAGCATTAGCAACGGTGCACCGTTGCTTCCAATAATTTGTTTTGTTATCAAAATAACAAGACTCAGGCAATGATTTTCAGATGGTCTATTATGATTCGTTGCTAATCGGCTTATGTTTCACATTGTTTCTTATTATGATGTTTTATCACTCGCTGCAAATTAAGCAATGGGTTTTACGATCAATTTCAGTCCATTATTTTTTGTGTGATTGCGTTGTGTATGTACGTTGTATTTGTTGTTGCGAAGATGTAATGAGTTAATGTTTTTGTATTAATAAGCAATTTTGTTTGAAGTAAAGATACTATAGAACAACATACATGTTGTTCCGCTTTTTGTTAGTATTTCACTTGTCAATAGACAATGAAATGCAACAAAAGAGCACCCGAAACGTAGTGAAGGGCAAGACCGAAGAAAAGCTCGCAGAGGTTTTTGTAGTGTCGCAGTAAGGGGGATGGTCAGCTATGCTGACTGGACAATTGGAACGAAGTTTCGATTGTACATACATCCCCCTTATGCTCTTTCCTTGTGCACCTCGATTTTTCAACATGAGGTACCTGCATTTAAAAACCATTGATATAGCGCCATTCACAGCGAGTATCGCTGCGGTGATTTTTAGGTACAGTAGGTTCAGCAGGTACAGTAGCCAGGCTGTAAGCCGCATGGCTACGTTAAATCGCTGTACCTAATCTTGCTAAAATCAGGGAACCTCTGCTGTACACTGAACCTCGACGATTTTCCAACAAAATAGCGCAACGATTGTCGAGGTGTGCCTAAAAAATTGGTGTGCAGTTGTTGCAATATTGATACACAAAATCAGGGGAATGAATTTTAGGGCGGAACGCAGTGATGCCCAGATCGTGCACAAGGTGGTAGCGGAACGCAGTGAAGCATCTCAAAATACGTCCTGAAGGTGGTAGAGGTTTCGTCCCGAAACCTGTTATGAAAAAGCTGGCTGCAAGCCTATTAAATTGTGTAGTGGGTGTACAAAATGGGAAAGGGCTGAGCCGAGTCGGTCACTGGATAGGTTACTAAACAAGTAGCCGAGGCGAAGGGGTTCCCTGCTCATTTTGAAGCCTAGTATATTATTGCTTTATTGGGCTGACTTGAGCCGGAAAACGTAGTGATATCAAGGGAATAGCCGAAAGGAAGGGGACCCAATGAAGGAATGACGGTAAGAATCAGGAGATGAACATGTCTTATGACAAGGGTCTAATAAAAAAGAAAATATAGTAGCTTCTTTAATGATCGTACTCTGATTCACGAGGGAATGGGTTAGTCTGGTATTAAAAAAAGAACCAATCAAAAAATTGGTTTTCGTGTAGTTTTTTCACTAAATTTAGATAAGAAATCTCGTGTAATTATTTTGGATATTATTTTCAGTCAACACATGCTACATTTGCGATATATTTTTTGTTTCTAAGCCATTTCATTTTCTTCCGCATCAATTTTGAAGTCTGTGTTCTTTAAATAGGTTTCCTTTGTCTAGTTGTTTTAAAAAAATTTGTTGTAAGAACTTTTAATAAGATGGTTCCTTTTGGTTCCCTACTTTGGCTAAAAGTTCCCTAGTTTTTTGTCATTTTTTAGTATTTTAAGTTTTCGATCTGTGGATAACTTATTAACTATTTAATCTTTGATGTTCCCTTTTTCGTTATTACGTTTTACTCTTACGCCTAATTTAGTGATAAAGGTTCCCTAGTTTGTCCTGTTAAATTTGTAACTAGGGAACTTTCACATGTAATTAGGGAACTTTTTTGTAAAAATAGGAACCACTAAATCCTTTTATATCAAGCTTAGTAGACACTCGTTCCCTTAGTTCCTTTATTTAACCCATTAAATACTAAAAAATAACATGCTCTTTTCGTTAATGTTATGTTATTAGTTATTCATAACCTGTGGATAAGAGAGCAAATTTATTTAAATGGAGTTTGAAAAAAATAGGAACCTTTATATTCAGAAAGGAAATATAATAACATAACACGATATTCGGAGCGAGAATGTTGTTATTTCAGTATTTACGCAACATATTATCTCTTAACTTTTGCGTAATTTCACATTTTTTTGGTTCCTATTTTTAGGAATTAGTATTTTCCCCGAGCTGCAACCCTTGGTATATTAACATTTATTGGTTCCTTTTTTTTAGGAACCGTATTTTTCGTTCATTTTCTGTTTTTTATAATTTTTCGTTATTTTAACGAGAGGTGGATTCATTTCAACAATTTTGAAAATCAGGTGTTGTGGGAAATGAAGTGAAACTAACTTTTTTAGTAAAAAAAAAACATTCCTAACGAAAATTCGTTAAGAATGCTTGTATTGTTATTCTGTTGCTGCATATACATACGCTAGATACCAAACTGTTGTGTATTTTGTTTGACCTGTCCATACATCAGTATATGCTTCTTGTTTTGATGTTAAAATCAAGTTCGCTAACCACGCATTAGGGTCGAGAATATCGAACTTGTGCCCATCTGATAGGAAGCCTCCGTATTCGCCTACAATCCCTTCCGCAAGCTTATCAGCTAGTTTTAAAGCAGCTTCCATTGATTTGACTTCTCGTGTATTAAAGTCGCTCTGGAATGTTGCTAAGTCATTTGTGACATATAGGATATTTGGAAATAATTCAAAAATGTTTGCTTCTTCTTGTTTTGATTTTTCTGTGTCCCAGTGACCTAAGCCATTTTTATGGTCTTCTGCTTTTGATGCTGCATAATCAACTAATGAGTCAGATACAGCAACTTCTCTTAGTCCGTTTGCGATGCGATACATATTGATTTTATCTAGAATGGCTTTTCGCATTGCTTCTTCTGTTACGGTATATGTCCCGTTTTTATTTTCTTTGACTAATTCTTCGACAGATTTACTGTGATCGAAATCGTTTAATTCATTTTTGATTTCGTCTTTATTGTCAATGACAATTTCACCTGCTTCAGATTCATCTTTTGGCTTGTCTGGTTTAGGTTTTGATTCTTCTGTTTTGTCTTTATCTTTGTTTTTATCTTTTTCGGGTGTTTTTGATTCCCCTGTTGATTCAGATGGTTTTGTAGATTCTGAAGGTGTTGTTTCACTTGGAGTCGTTTCGCTCGGAACTGTTCCAGTATTGCTTGTTCCGCCACCTGTTGAGCTATTATTGCCATTGTCAGTGTCCCCTGCATTGTTATTTGCATTTTGTTGTGCTGTAATGGCTACCGCTTCAGTGTCTGCTTGTGCGCGTGCATTTGCAGCGTTAGCTAATGCTTGATTTTGTAAAGCGTATAATTGATTACGTTCCGCAATACGTTGATGCATTGGATTACGATTATTGTTGATTGTTTCTTGACATTCGGCTTCACGACCGTACCATACGTCTTGTTTATTGCCTGATGCAGTTGCAGCTTGAGCTTTTTGTAAATTTGCTGTCCAATAATCAATGGTTGCTTGGTTTTGGTTGATACTCGTTGTTAATGCGCTAATTTGTGAATTGTAACTTGCTGCTTCGTTTTCATATTGTGTAATTGAATTTACAACCGCATCTGATACGCCAGCTACGCCGTTCCATGTCGCAGCGAAAGTTGCTATGGGAATTAAAATATTTAGTGCTAAGATAGATAC
This sequence is a window from Enterococcus wangshanyuanii. Protein-coding genes within it:
- a CDS encoding antirestriction protein ArdA, which encodes MEKLVTYNMMIEANGHRFGGDSEHWIYLTNLKAYNEGVLLGVYLHFPFDSDDLDAAYKAIYIGNEFVDEYGYLYEEYFITDYDAPFSIEEYDSPRLLAEKYDSLEEYITLPDSVVQIISNHEGENPIIYELYEGSTDEEKLGYVLVDEGLIIVPEHLRNYIDYEAIGRDHVLNTNGDFAEEYFIEFL
- a CDS encoding CAP domain-containing protein, which translates into the protein MKQKFKTLIIITVSILALNILIPIATFAATWNGVAGVSDAVVNSITQYENEAASYNSQISALTTSINQNQATIDYWTANLQKAQAATASGNKQDVWYGREAECQETINNNRNPMHQRIAERNQLYALQNQALANAANARAQADTEAVAITAQQNANNNAGDTDNGNNSSTGGGTSNTGTVPSETTPSETTPSESTKPSESTGESKTPEKDKNKDKDKTEESKPKPDKPKDESEAGEIVIDNKDEIKNELNDFDHSKSVEELVKENKNGTYTVTEEAMRKAILDKINMYRIANGLREVAVSDSLVDYAASKAEDHKNGLGHWDTEKSKQEEANIFELFPNILYVTNDLATFQSDFNTREVKSMEAALKLADKLAEGIVGEYGGFLSDGHKFDILDPNAWLANLILTSKQEAYTDVWTGQTKYTTVWYLAYVYAATE